The following coding sequences are from one Lycium ferocissimum isolate CSIRO_LF1 chromosome 3, AGI_CSIRO_Lferr_CH_V1, whole genome shotgun sequence window:
- the LOC132050547 gene encoding uncharacterized protein LOC132050547 has translation MADSMTKSNTQQEVSSSSVNWKEKIFLPTLLAGVTGGGAGLVSKHRKVHGSANICGTYATNFAIVTACYCGAREFVRASRTGKPDDLLNSAIGGFGSGAILGRLQGGTLGAVRYSVMFAVVGTTVDYATIRVKPALRSYYDSLVNKRDDWLKLPEWSPIKVLDEEALAAKRAREEELYRSVHNLKKES, from the exons ATGGCTGATTCCATGACTAAAAGCAACACACAACAAGAAGTTTCTTCTTCATCAGTGAATTGGAAGGAAAAGATATTTCTTCCCACTCTCTTAGCTG GGGTGACTGGTGGAGGAGCTGGTTTGGTATCAAAGCATCGGAAAGTACATGGCTCAGCAAATATTTGTGGAACCTATGCAACTAATTTTGCTATTGTTACTGCCTGTTACTGCG GTGCTCGTGAGTTTGTAAGAGCGAGTAGAACAGGAAAGCCTGATGATCTGCTTAACTCAGCCATTGGAGGTTTTGGTAGTGGTGCTATACTTGGACGTCTGCAAG GTGGTACACTTGGTGCCGTACGTTATTCTGTCATGTTTGCAGTAGTTGGAACAACAGTTGATTATGCGACTATAAGAGTAAAACCAGCCTTGAGAAGCTACTACGACTCTCTGGTAAATAAGAGAGATGATTGGTTAAAACTTCCCGAGTGGTCGCCTATCAAAGTGCTTGATGAGGAGGCTCTTGCTGCAAAGCGTGCTCGGGAAGAGGAGCTATACAGAAGTGTCCACAATCTGAAGAAGGAATCATGA
- the LOC132050544 gene encoding pentatricopeptide repeat-containing protein At1g62670, mitochondrial-like, with product MRKISVPHSRSGIIPFFSTFHFGSAISITDYSSSCQSNTSKLGLNINFEKVKCLDDAVTLFHQMVRMQPLPSVVCFSKLFKTILNMKHYSSVVLLFREMQKLGIPIDGFILNILINSYCLMHRADCAFSVLPIYLKTGIPFNAVTFTTLIRGIFAENKVKDAVELFKKLSREKICEPNEVMYGTVMNELSKRGHTQKTLSLLRLMEQGNTKPNINNYNIVIDALCKDRNADAAVTLLNEMKQKGIPPNIVTYNSLIDGLCKLGQWEKVTTLFSEMVNVNIYPDVCTFNIVIAGLCNEGKVEDAEEVMKHMVGKGVEPDIITYNAILDGYCLHGQLDRARRNFDLMIEKHIEPNIISYNILINGYCKQKKLGEAMQLFREISQKGSKPDIITYNTLLQGLFEVGRIGDAKKFFDEMLSTGLIPDLYIHCTLLNGYFKYGLVEEAMSLFNKLERKREIPHIKFYNFVINGLCKNRKLDKAHAIFEKLSLIGLLPNARTYNSMINGFCLEGLIDEANDMLRKMEESGYLPDDITYNVIVRGFLKCRKISAMATFMKEMAGRGFSFDANTTELLVNVIRENPYVLDMIPELHSINKK from the coding sequence CACTCTCTTCCATCAAATGGTCAGAATGCAGCCTCTTCCTTCTGTTGTATGCTTCTCTAAATTATTTAAAACTATCCTAAATATGAAGCATTATTCTTCTGTTGTTTTGCTTTTTCGAGAAATGCAGAAATTGGGTATCCCAATTGATGGATTCatcttgaatattttgattAACAGTTATTGTCTGATGCATCGTGCTGATTGTGCATTTTCGGTGTTACCCATTTACTTGAAGACTGGCATTCCCTTTAATGCTGTCACCTTTACCACCCTAATTAGGGGAATCTTTGCTGAAAATAAGGTCAAAGATGCAGTTGAATTGTTCAAAAAATTGTCGAGAGAGAAGATTTGTGAGCCCAATGAAGTCATGTATGGAACCGTCATGAATGAGCTTAGCAAAAGGGGTCATACTCAAAAAACTTTAAGTTTGCTCCGGTTAATGGAGCAAGGAAACACTAAGCCCAACATAAATAACTACAACATTGTTATAGATGCGCTTTGCAAAGATAGAAACGCAGATGCTGCCGTCACCCTTTTGAACGAGATGAAGCAGAAAGGCATTCCTCCTAACATAGTCACATATAATTCATTAATTGATGGTTTGTGTAAGCTTGGTCAGTGGGAAAAGGTTACAACTTTGTTCTCTGAGATGGTGAACGTTAATATTTATCCAGATGTGTGTACCTTCAACATAGTGATAGCTGGTCTATGCAACGAAGGGAAAGTCGAAGATGCCGAGGAAGTAATGAAACACATGGTCGGAAAAGGTGTAGAGCCTGATATTATCACATACAATGCGATATTGGATGGATATTGTTTGCATGGTCAACTAGATAGAGCGAGGAGAAATTTTGATCTCATGATAGAGAAGCACATTGAGCCTAACATTATTAGCTATAACATACTAATAAATGGATACtgtaaacaaaagaaattgggGGAGGCCATGCAATTGTTTCGTGAAATTTCTCAAAAGGGATCAAAGCCTGATATTATTACCTACAATACTCTCTTGCAAGGTCTGtttgaagttggaagaattggTGATGCAAAAAAGTTCTTTGATGAGATGCTATCGACGGGGCTGATACCTGATCTGTACATTCATTGCACTTTGCTCAATGGTTATTTTAAGTATGGACTTGTTGAAGAAGCTATGTCACTCTTtaataagttggaaagaaagagagaaattcCTCATATTAAATTTTacaattttgtcattaatggatTGTGCAAAAATCGTAAACTCGACAAAGCTCATGCTATTTTTGAGAAGCTTTCTCTAATTGGATTGCTTCCGAATGCAAGAACATACAATTCAATGATAAATGGATTTTGTCTAGAAGGGTTGATAGATGAAGCCAATGATATGCtaagaaaaatggaggagagCGGTTATTTGCCAGATGACATCACTTACAATGTTATTGTGCGAGGATTTCTCAAGTGCAGAAAAATTAGTGCAATGGCAACATTCATGAAAGAAATGGCTGGAAGGGGCTTCTCATTTGATGCAAATACAACTGAGTTACTGGTAAATGTTATTAGGGAGAATCcttatgtccttgatatgataCCTGAGCTTCACTCGATAAATAAGAAGTGA